ATAAAAAGGTTTCGCTGGACTTTTCCGGGTTTGAGATCAGGCTGGGGATTAAACTGATGCTTCCTTGATTATTGATGATATGAGCCGGATTTGTTATAGTCTTATAATACTATTTTGTGCATTTCCTGGTTACGGTCTGCCGAACAACGGGCTATCGGCGGAGGAGATACCTTGGTCGTACCAATATTATTATAATCAATTTATTAATGATCCGGTCCAATTTAACAAAAGGTCGCTTCCTTTTACACAGTGCCTGTTGCAGAATTTCATAGTTCTTTACCAGCGCAATTACTCGAAAAGCTCCTGTCAGTTCGTGCCCTCCTGTTCGCGGTATTCATACCTAAGCTTTGAGCTGTACAGCCAGCCAAAGGCGGTGGTTAATACCCTATGTCGCCTGTGGAGATGTAACGGATCTACTGCTGGCCAGTATCAACGGTTGGACGACTTCTATTTTGACCCACCTTTGGTATTAGCCAAGCACAGCGATGAACCACAGGGCGAGGCGAACGTTTTCCAGCCAGATTATATAAACTGGCTCATCAATAAAAAAGAATGGACGCTCCTTTACCAGCATTGTACCGAACGGGAGTATCGGTCGCCTTCGTCTTCAAATCGTTTATTGCTTACCAAAACGGCCCTGCAGTTACGCCGCTACGACCGGGCGCTTTTATGGATAAAGAATGAAGACGGCGATACGGCCGCAGTACTCAGGGCGATTACCCACTTTAGAATGGGGCAGTACGGCGCCGCTAAGGAGGAAATTGCCCGATGTCCGCTTGCAGGGGATTTGAAACTCAAGGGTCAAGCTTTTTGGCTGCATAGCTTCATTGAGCAACCGGAAAAGCAGGACACCTTATACTTGGTTGCCATTGCCCGGGATACATCGAATACACATATGAACCATATTGCCCTAAGGGCGTCACGGTTGTTGCAGGAACGCCCCCGATGGCCATCGGTTGTTTCTTCGGCCATTATTCCGGGCGCCGGACAGGCGGCGAATGGCTTCCCCACCGACGGATTGTTTGCATTTGTATTCGTAGCCGGAACCGGTGCTGCGGCCGCGCACGATCTGCGAACCAAAAACTATGGCGGAACTGCGCTTTGGGGTCTGGGTTTTATCTTTTCGTACGCGTCAAACCTCGTTTCTGCCGCCCAAGCGCCGCGCAAGCGCAACATCAGGTACATCCGGCAGCTTCATGCCGAATTAAACCAGTTGTATACGCCCGGTTCCAACGACTTTGACTATTAAAATTAAAAACATAAACAACCATAAACCAATAAACCTATCAACACTAACCCAAAAACGAAAGGACAACCACAATGAAACGAACATTGGCAATCTGTCTGCTCATCGGTCTGACCCTCTGCCTGGGGTGCGCCACGATCAGCGTCCGCTATCAGATGACTGCGCCGCAACCGCAAACGGTCACGGTGCAAGGCCTGGATCCCAAAGACAAAATCATCGAAGTTTTCGACAACTACCAGAGTACCGTAGCCACTGGAACTTGGATGTGGATGGTCTTAAAGAGGGGGAACGCGTACAACCTATGCAAGATAGACTTAGTGGGCGGTCGGGTAAGCGACATCCAACCTTTGACAACCTACAACCCTGCCCAACCGTTCTACTGGACGAAATTCGCCGAGACCAAAATGGGCGGCGGCGCGGCCTGTGTCGGCGCTTGTATGTCTGCGACGCCGTGCGGCGGAACAACCAACAAATGGGGCTTTGAAATAGAAAAGCAATTCTGGGGCAGCACCAATCATAGCGTAAGTATATCCTACCAGTATTCGGAAAAGTCGTCGTCTGATTTTGGTCAGTCCTATAGAGCATCAGAGTGGCAGGCCGGTTTCAGGGAGAGTTTTGCCAAAGGGGATACCATTGTAGACATCGGAAAATATAACGGCTATAGCAATACGTATCTGTTAAAAACGCATCCCAAGGCCCGTTACTATCCGCTTTTTGCCAATGTCTATATAGGCTTTCAGCCCAATTCAATGAAGGATGTAGCAATCGTTGATATGTTCATTTACGATATAGTCCAAAAAGAAGCATGGGGCGCCGATCTGGATTTTGGAAAAGGGTCTTTCTACGTGGATGGAGCGGTTACCCCGGATTATTCCACTGCTTGCCTTATTATCGGTCAACCAGGCAATTACACGATAAGGCAATATAAACCGAATGAATTGATGCGAGCCATTAAAATGTTTAAGACCATCCAATAAATTACAACCGGATTAGACGCTTGTCGCAAATTTAACGACAACATGTTTGTCGTAAATTACAAGAACAAAGCGTTCTGCGGGCGGACTTAAAGAATGACTCACTTCCCCCCTCTCTTTTAGAACCAAGAGAGGGGGGAAGCCGGAGGCGCGGGGTGAGTTCGGTGTCGGACAGGCAAGATAAATGTGGGTCACAATTTGGCCTTGGGAAAATACTATAGTAACAATTTATCCACAATTCCTGTTCGAGCAATAATATTAAAGAGAGGACTTATGACTCGTGTGGTTGATAAATACGAGGTTCAGCAATCTGATTTTAATAAAATCATAACAAAGTTGTTTAAGGAAAACAACTGGACCGACGCATTTATAAAACACGACAAAAATCAATTTTTTATAAGGCTTATAAACCATAAACCTAACCTAAAAACAAAGGACCATCGCCATGCGTAAAGCAATAGCTGTGTTAGCAGTAGTCATCGGAATAACTTTTACGGTTCCCGTGCAAAAATCCAATGCCGGGGGAATATCGTTATCGCTATCGCCAGAGATTGGATTGGTAAATTATTCCTTAAAGGATTTCGGCGATTCCCTGACTGCTTGGGGGGGCATGGAGAAAGGACACAATTTTTTGGAATTCGGCGGCAGCGCAAAACTGCGGGTCGGCCTAACCGAGGATTTTGGCATTTACGGCAAGATGGGAGGGGCATACGCTTCAAAGACCAATCCTGTTTATAAAACAGAAAGTTATTCAAACGCGTATTATTCTGAGGAGGTAGCAATCACTGGCGATGTGAAATTTACCATGCTTAATGCAAATTTATCAGTCGGCGTAAGTCAGCACATTTCTGCTTTGTTGCCAGAGGGATTGGAAGCGCATGGGGAATTTAGGGCAGGTGCAGCTTTGTCCAAAATTGCATTGGACGATCAAATTACGTATACAGTGGAT
This portion of the candidate division TA06 bacterium genome encodes:
- the yidD gene encoding membrane protein insertion efficiency factor YidD, encoding MIIDDMSRICYSLIILFCAFPGYGLPNNGLSAEEIPWSYQYYYNQFINDPVQFNKRSLPFTQCLLQNFIVLYQRNYSKSSCQFVPSCSRYSYLSFELYSQPKAVVNTLCRLWRCNGSTAGQYQRLDDFYFDPPLVLAKHSDEPQGEANVFQPDYINWLINKKEWTLLYQHCTEREYRSPSSSNRLLLTKTALQLRRYDRALLWIKNEDGDTAAVLRAITHFRMGQYGAAKEEIARCPLAGDLKLKGQAFWLHSFIEQPEKQDTLYLVAIARDTSNTHMNHIALRASRLLQERPRWPSVVSSAIIPGAGQAANGFPTDGLFAFVFVAGTGAAAAHDLRTKNYGGTALWGLGFIFSYASNLVSAAQAPRKRNIRYIRQLHAELNQLYTPGSNDFDY